A genomic stretch from Sporocytophaga myxococcoides DSM 11118 includes:
- a CDS encoding alpha/beta hydrolase family protein — MERRNSIKGADLKSAQEPSLPPTHNFYKTESNEFKFINVLGKAHYKFADLGELLAIKNLTDENNAISFVNSYVKFADACKMTAEDCQKKGHRESARDAFLRASTYYYAATDYLDEAGHPEKFLSLFKTHRFCWQSAAKLMDFRYEEFDIPYEDTTLQGFFIGHRSDKSPRPLCIFNNGSDGPILDWWTMGGAGMFERGYNLVTFDGPGQGSSLFEKNLHLRYDWEKVITPVINSIIDRPEVDNNKIVLLGISQAGYWVSRAAAYEKRLKAIVTDPGVCDVSSSWTAHLPKEMHDLLQSDNKDMFNKYMLEGFKQMPEAEIMFNFRARPYGFNNPYDTYKEVQKYNLTGIAEKISCPVIITSPENESFWPGQSQQLYDMIRAPKQMIVFTATEGANFHCEPKARVLWEQRVLDSLDDILKL, encoded by the coding sequence ATGGAAAGAAGAAACTCTATAAAAGGTGCGGACCTGAAAAGCGCTCAGGAACCCTCCCTCCCTCCCACACATAATTTTTATAAAACAGAGAGCAACGAATTTAAATTTATTAATGTACTGGGAAAAGCTCATTATAAGTTTGCCGACTTAGGGGAATTGCTGGCAATAAAAAATCTTACCGACGAAAACAATGCCATCAGTTTTGTGAATTCCTATGTAAAATTTGCAGATGCCTGTAAAATGACTGCAGAGGATTGCCAAAAGAAAGGACACCGTGAGAGTGCGAGAGATGCCTTTCTGCGTGCGAGTACTTATTATTATGCTGCCACAGATTACCTGGATGAAGCAGGACATCCAGAAAAGTTTCTGTCCCTTTTCAAAACTCACCGGTTCTGCTGGCAATCAGCGGCGAAGCTGATGGACTTCAGATATGAAGAATTTGATATTCCATACGAAGACACTACACTACAAGGATTTTTCATAGGCCACCGATCTGATAAGTCACCACGCCCTCTATGTATTTTTAATAATGGCAGCGACGGGCCAATACTCGACTGGTGGACTATGGGCGGAGCGGGAATGTTTGAAAGAGGTTATAACCTGGTAACATTTGACGGACCGGGACAAGGAAGTTCGCTCTTCGAAAAAAATCTTCATTTAAGGTACGATTGGGAAAAAGTGATAACGCCAGTAATAAATAGTATTATCGATAGACCAGAGGTAGATAACAATAAAATTGTATTGCTTGGAATAAGTCAAGCCGGGTACTGGGTATCTCGTGCCGCTGCATATGAAAAACGTTTGAAAGCAATTGTGACAGACCCTGGTGTATGTGATGTAAGCAGTTCATGGACCGCCCATCTCCCCAAAGAAATGCATGACCTCCTACAGTCTGACAATAAGGATATGTTTAATAAATATATGCTGGAAGGATTTAAACAAATGCCTGAGGCTGAAATAATGTTTAACTTTCGGGCAAGGCCCTATGGTTTCAACAATCCTTACGATACCTATAAAGAGGTACAGAAATATAACCTGACTGGTATTGCAGAAAAAATTAGTTGTCCTGTAATTATTACTTCTCCTGAAAATGAATCATTCTGGCCCGGCCAATCACAGCAACTATACGACATGATCAGAGCCCCGAAACAAATGATCGTATTTACAGCCACCGAGGGCGCCAACTTTCATTGTGAGCCTAAAGCCAGAGTGCTCTGGGAACAAAGAGTGTTAGACTCATTAGATGATATATTGAAACTATAG
- a CDS encoding DUF4265 domain-containing protein, with protein MMTLDDNYVKILFRFHSNIFDEEMVETMWAAIVDRDKGLYKLDSIPFYAPLVASDDVVFAEFDDQEQMLTYRKTVEYSGNSTIQIVLMDKFTDINTIRDMFRELGCVSEKVNEGYFSMEIPFSVDYKNIKQKLDEMETKEIIVYAEPCLADGHRY; from the coding sequence ATGATGACACTGGACGACAATTACGTTAAAATATTATTCCGTTTTCACAGTAATATCTTTGATGAAGAAATGGTCGAAACAATGTGGGCTGCAATTGTTGACAGAGACAAAGGACTTTACAAGCTGGATAGCATTCCGTTTTATGCACCGCTCGTTGCTTCAGATGACGTTGTGTTCGCAGAGTTTGACGACCAAGAACAAATGCTAACTTATCGCAAGACAGTAGAATATTCAGGGAACTCGACAATCCAAATTGTGTTAATGGACAAGTTTACGGACATCAATACAATTCGCGATATGTTTCGGGAACTTGGCTGTGTCTCTGAAAAAGTAAACGAAGGTTATTTTTCAATGGAAATTCCATTTTCTGTTGACTATAAAAATATAAAGCAAAAGCTGGACGAGATGGAAACAAAGGAAATAATTGTATATGCAGAACCATGTTTAGCAGACGGACACAGATATTGA